From a region of the Triticum aestivum cultivar Chinese Spring chromosome 7D, IWGSC CS RefSeq v2.1, whole genome shotgun sequence genome:
- the LOC123163884 gene encoding glucan endo-1,3-beta-glucosidase 14 — protein sequence MPRPGTKLPSTARLACPSDAACHSGARLLLRSCSGSANCGGPAMTVVMGRRRCAHWMLLLFCCLLLTSPSHGHRHNRPADAFVGGYGINYGRIANNLPSPDKVVELLRRSKIRNVKIYNEDHTVLDAFKGTGLNLVIAVHNGLLNAFAANESVAIDWLNENVQPYISQTRIVGITVGNEVLGGDPSLAAPLVGAVKNMYDGLKKLHLDDKIELFTPHSEAVFATSYPPSACVFKEEIMVYMKPLLDLFSRIGSPFYVNAYPFLAYLTDPGQIDINYALFQPNPGVVDPNTSLHYDNMFDAQIDAAYAALQAAGYNDMEVRVAETGWASSGDQNQAGPSVENARTYNYNLRKRLFLRKGTPLKPKIPVKAYIFALFNENLKNGDPTEKHYGLFNPDGRISYDIGYSGLLPSSAPASLLSIKEMRAWGWIAHYSAAVILAIFLS from the exons ATGCCACGGCCTGGAACCAAATTGCCGAGCACGGCACGGCTTGCCTGCCCTTCTGACGCTGCTTGTCACTCTGGTGCCCGTCTTCTGCTTCGTTCTTGCTCCGGATCGGCCAATTGCGGCGGGCCTGCTATGACGGTGGTCATGGGTCGGCGCCGGTGCGCTCACTGGATGCTGCTGCTCTTCTGTTGCCTCCTCCTCACGTCCCCCTCACATG GTCATCGTCACAATCGACCCGCTGACGCGTTTGTCGGGGGATACGGGATAAACTACGGGAGAATAGCGAACAACCTCCCGTCTCCGGACAAGGTGGTGGAGCTCCTCAGGAGGTCCAAGATAAGGAATGTCAAGATATATAATGAAGATCACACTGTGCTCGACGCGTTCAAAGGGACAGGGCTCAACCTGGTCATTGCTGTCCACAATGGGTTGCTGAATGCTTTTGCTGCAAATGAGAGCGTCGCGATTGACTGGCTGAATGAGAACGTGCAGCCTTACATTTCTCAGACACGCATTGTTGGAATCACTGTGGGGAATGAGGTGCTGGGAGGCGATCCGAGCTTGGCCGCTCCGCTCGTTGGAGCTGTTAAGAATATGTACGATGGTCTCAAGAAACTGCATCTGGATGACAAAATTGAGCTTTTCACACCTCACTCTGAAGCTGTTTTCGCTACTTCCTATCCGCCCTCTGCATGTGTTTTCAAGGAAGAAATCATGGTGTATATGAAACCGCTGCTGGACTTGTTTTCACGGATCGGCTCACCTTTctatgtcaatgcatatcccttttTGGCGTACTTAACTGATCCGGGGCAGATCGACATTAATTATGCTCTCTTTCAGCCCAACCCTGGAGTAGTTGATCCGAATACTAGTCTGCACTATGACAACATGTTTGATGCTCAGATAGATGCAGCTTACGCTGCTCTGCAGGCTGCTGGTTATAATGACATGGAAGTCCGGGTGGCAGAGACTGGCTGGGCTTCTAGTGGAGATCAAAATCAAGCAGGACCATCAGTTGAGAATGCAAGGACTTACAATTACAACCTCCGTAAGAGGCTCTTTTTGAGGAAGGGAACTCCtctcaagccaaagataccagtCAAAGCATACATCTTTGCCTTGTTTAATGAGAACTTGAAGAATGGAGATCCTACTGAGAAGCACTATGGGCTCTTCAATCCAGATGGAAGGATTTCATATGATATCGGTTACTCAGGTCTATTACCTTCATCAGCACCCGCATCCTTGCTGTCAATTAAG GAGATGCGAGCCTGGGGTTGGATTGCACACTATTCGGCTGCGGTTATCCTAGCTATTTTCTTGTCTTAG
- the LOC123170551 gene encoding uncharacterized protein: MDPRPGQSAFTISFSNPRAIVSKFPVVPVASHPTDSNSQLDGQAHGYLYNQPRGTKRKFDGLSLGLGNSSNSDSSKQSMRAGCTISSPKGSDEGSSVDLGLNYLTLGSEGTSRLDKQASDFKRTSAKAGLDLELSLSVGPCQSAITGQDLTSATKQNSTFLQPYIMDLVPRVDEGSTSLRRPSGGQFLSFLNKTAMMTGFSLRQVLSGSSNQSQGPASMPTLLQLQESPATCTSGSVSPQHRISSTKVCSYPGCRKGARGSSGRCIAHGGGRRCRKEGCNKGAEGKTIFCKAHGGGRRCGHLGCTKSAEGRTDYCIGHGGGRRCIHDGCRRAARGKSGRCIKHGGGKRCQQENCTKSAEGRSGLCIAHGGGPRCQHAGCTKGAQGSTDFCKSHGGGRRCTHPDCTKGAEGSTPFCKGHGGGKRCSAQGCTKCVHGGTQFCVAHGGGKRCVVEGCTKSARGRTDRCVGHGGGKRCISAGCDKSAQGSTDFCKAHGGGKRCTWGHPGSDLGAGSPPCDRLARGKKGMCVHHNPLLDDDRIHGGRTLAAFSITSSAASLDRRSHPANSETSRRSISMLPVEAPGRAPLPEGRVHGGNIVSMFANGLSFGEDSSNNAEASTSAPRSSKPAKEFSASGRSSWL, translated from the coding sequence ATGGATCCCAGGCCTGGGCAGTCAGCATTTACTATAAGTTTCTCAAatccaagggccattgtgagcaaGTTCCCTGTCGTCCCAGTAGCCAGTCACCCCACAGACAGTAATAGTCAACTTGATGGGCAAGCTCACGGTTATCTGTACAACCAACCAAGAGGAACCAAGAGGAAGTTTGATGGCTTGTCGCTTGGTCTGGGCAACTCATCAAACTCAGATTCCAGCAAGCAAAGTATGCGTGCTGGCTGCACCATATCTTCTCCTAAGGGTAGTGATGAAGGTTCTTCTGTTGATTTGGGCTTAAATTATCTTACGCTGGGCAGTGAAGGTACTTCCAGGCTGGATAAGCAGGCTAGTGATTTTAAGAGAACTTCGGCGAAAGCTGGGCTGGATCTTGAGTTATCTTTGTCTGTTGGACCATGTCAATCTGCTATTACTGGACAAGACCTAACTTCAGCAACCAAACAGAACAGCACATTTCTGCAGCCATACATTATGGACTTAGTCCCAAGAGTTGACGAAGGTTCTACATCTCTTCGTCGACCGTCTGGTGGTCAGTTCCTTTCTTTCCTTAATAAGACTGCAATGATGACTGGGTTTTCTCTGAGGCAAGTTTTATCAGGCAGCTCTAACCAGAGTCAGGGTCCAGCTTCAATGCCAACATTGCTCCAACTACAAGAAAGTCCAGCGACCTGTACTTCCGGGTCTGTTAGTCCACAACATCGCATCAGCAGCACAAAAGTTTGTTCATATCCAGGATGTAGAAAAGGGGCCAGAGGTTCGTCAGGGCGCTGCATTGCACATGGTGGGGGGAGAAGGTGCCGTAAAGAGGGATGCAACAAAGGCGCCGAGGGCAAGACCATCTTCTGTAAAGCTCATGGAGGGGGACGGCGCTGCGGGCACCTTGGGTGCACCAAGAGCGCTGAAGGCCGCACTGATTACTGCATAGGCCATGGTGGTGGTCGGCGTTGTATCCATGACGGCTGCAGAAGAGCGGCAAGAGGGAAATCTGGCCGCTGTATCAAACATGGTGGTGGGAAAAGGTGTCAACAGGAGAACTGCACAAAGAGCGCGGAAGGGCGTTCAGGCTTATGCATTGCCCATGGAGGCGGACCTCGCTGTCAGCATGCTGGTTGCACGAAGGGCGCCCAGGGAAGTACTGATTTCTGCAAATCGCATGGTGGTGGCAGAAGATGCACGCACCCTGACTGTACAAAGGGTGCTGAGGGAAGCACGCCATTCTGCAAAGGGCATGGAGGAGGCAAACGTTGTTCGGCTCAAGGCTGCACAAAATGTGTGCACGGAGGTACACAGTTCTGCGTTGCGCATGGAGGTGGCAAGAGGTGTGTGGTGGAAGGATGCACCAAGAGCGCTCGAGGTCGTACCGATCGCTGCGTTGGTCATGGTGGGGGCAAGAGGTGCATATCTGCTGGGTGTGATAAGAGCGCACAGGGAAGCACCGACTTCTGCAAGGCACACGGCGGGGGCAAACGCTGCACGTGGGGCCACCCAGGGTCCGACCTCGGAGCTGGCAGTCCTCCCTGTGACCGCCTTGCAAGAGGCAAGAAAGGCATGTGCGTTCATCACAACCCGCTGCTGGATGATGACCGTATCCACGGTGGCCGAACGCTGGCCGCTTTCAGCATTACAAGCAGCGCTGCTTCCCTTGATCGTCGGAGCCACCCTGCAAACTCCGAAACCAGCAGGCGCAGCATCTCCATGCTTCCAGTGGAGGCTCCCGGTCGTGCGCCTCTTCCCGAGGGCCGGGTGCACGGCGGTAACATCGTGTCAATGTTTGCTAATGGTCTGAGCTTCGGGGAGGACTCCAGCAACAACGCTGAGGCCAGTACCTCGGCGCCTCGCAGCTCCAAACCTGCCAAGGAATTCAGCGCCTCTGGTCGCAGCAGCTGGCTCTAG